One window from the genome of Candidatus Synechococcus calcipolaris G9 encodes:
- the ilvD gene encoding dihydroxy-acid dehydratase, with protein sequence MAENWRSQTITQGVQRSPNRAMLRAVGFGDGDFSKPIVGVASAYSTITPCNMGIAPLASRAEDGVRGAGGMPQLFGTITVSDGISMGTEGMKYSLVSRDVIADSIETACNAQSMDGVIAIGGCDKNMPGAMIAMARMNIPAIFVYGGTIKPGRLEGQDLTVVSAFEAVGRHSAGKISDEQLLAIEHHACPGAGSCGGMFTANTMSSAFEAMGMSLMYSSTMAAEDAEKADSTELAGKVLVEAIRNNLRPRDIITRKSIENALSVIMAIGGSTNAVLHFLAIAHAAEVPLTIDDFETIRQRVPVLCDMKPSGQFVTTDLHQGGGIPQVMKILLNQGLLHGDCLTITGETIAERLKDVPDQPDPNQTVIHPFDSPLYAEGHLAILKGNLAPEGAVAKISGIKAKTMTGPARVFDSEEACLAAILAGKITAGDVVVVRYEGPKGGPGMREMLAPTSAIIGAGLGESVGLITDGRFSGGTYGLVVGHVAPEAAVGGAIALIQEGDSITIDAVTNRLQINLGDGELEQRRSTWQPPSPRYTRGVLAKYAKLVSSSSLGAVTDLF encoded by the coding sequence ATGGCAGAAAACTGGCGCAGTCAAACCATTACCCAAGGTGTACAGCGATCGCCCAATCGGGCCATGCTCCGGGCCGTAGGCTTTGGGGATGGGGATTTTAGTAAACCCATTGTCGGTGTTGCCAGTGCCTATAGTACGATTACCCCTTGCAATATGGGGATTGCTCCCCTAGCCAGTCGGGCAGAGGATGGCGTGCGCGGGGCGGGGGGAATGCCCCAACTTTTTGGCACCATTACCGTCAGTGATGGTATTTCCATGGGCACGGAAGGGATGAAATATTCCCTGGTGTCGCGGGATGTGATTGCGGATTCCATTGAAACCGCCTGTAATGCCCAAAGTATGGATGGGGTGATTGCCATTGGCGGCTGTGATAAAAATATGCCTGGGGCAATGATTGCCATGGCACGCATGAATATTCCCGCTATTTTTGTCTATGGCGGAACCATTAAACCCGGTCGATTAGAGGGGCAGGATCTGACCGTTGTCAGTGCCTTTGAAGCGGTGGGTCGCCACAGTGCCGGAAAAATTAGTGATGAACAACTCCTGGCTATTGAACACCATGCCTGTCCGGGGGCTGGCTCCTGTGGGGGGATGTTTACGGCCAATACGATGTCCTCGGCCTTTGAGGCCATGGGCATGAGTTTAATGTATTCCTCAACCATGGCCGCCGAAGATGCGGAAAAAGCTGATAGCACGGAATTAGCTGGGAAAGTGCTGGTGGAGGCGATTCGCAATAACTTACGTCCCCGCGATATTATTACGCGCAAATCCATTGAAAATGCCCTGAGTGTGATTATGGCCATTGGCGGCTCAACCAATGCGGTTCTCCATTTCTTGGCGATCGCCCATGCAGCGGAAGTTCCCCTGACCATTGATGACTTTGAAACCATTCGTCAGCGGGTTCCCGTCCTCTGCGATATGAAACCCTCAGGCCAGTTTGTCACCACGGATCTCCATCAAGGGGGTGGCATTCCCCAGGTCATGAAAATTTTGCTCAATCAAGGGTTGCTCCACGGTGACTGTCTGACGATTACGGGGGAAACCATTGCTGAACGCTTAAAAGACGTACCGGATCAACCCGATCCTAACCAGACAGTAATCCATCCCTTTGACTCACCCCTCTATGCCGAGGGGCACTTAGCCATTCTCAAGGGCAATTTAGCTCCCGAAGGGGCCGTTGCCAAGATTTCCGGGATTAAAGCTAAAACCATGACCGGCCCGGCCCGGGTGTTTGACTCAGAGGAAGCCTGTTTAGCGGCGATTCTAGCCGGAAAAATTACGGCTGGGGATGTGGTCGTGGTGCGCTATGAGGGGCCTAAGGGCGGCCCAGGAATGCGAGAAATGTTGGCTCCCACCTCTGCGATTATTGGGGCAGGGTTGGGAGAAAGCGTGGGTCTAATTACCGATGGGCGTTTTTCTGGAGGAACCTATGGCTTAGTGGTGGGCCATGTGGCTCCCGAGGCGGCGGTCGGGGGGGCGATCGCCCTGATTCAGGAAGGAGACTCGATCACCATTGATGCGGTCACTAATCGCCTCCAGATTAATCTTGGCGATGGCGAACTGGAACAACGGCGTAGCACCTGGCAACCCCCTAGCCCTCGCTATACCCGTGGGGTCTTAGCAAAATATGCCAAACTGGTGTCCTCCAGTAGTTTAGGAGCCGTAACGGATTTGTTTTAA
- a CDS encoding valine--tRNA ligase: MAAEVINLPSQYDPAGSEAQWQRRWEENQVFRAQVNHGGESYCIVIPPPNVTGSLHMGHAFEHALIDVLVRYQRMRGRNVLWLPGTDHASIAVSTLLDRDLAKEGTTRQALGRSAYLERAWAWKESSGGTIVGQLRRLGLSVDWTRERFTMDGGLSAAVLRAFNQLYQEGLIYRGQYMVNWCPASQSAVSDLEVENREVQGHLWHFRYPLTDGSGFLEVATTRPETMLGDTAVAVNPEDDRYQALVGKTLRLPIMNREIPIIADTYVDPSFGTGCVKVTPGHDPNDFAMGQRHNLPMINLLNKDGSLNENGGDFAGLDRFVARKRVVERLDQEGFLVRVEDYKHTVPYSDRGKVPVEPLLSTQWFVKIRPLADRTLAALDNDQSPRFIPDRWAKVYRDWLVNLKDWCISRQLWWGHQIPAWYVVSETQGEVTDDTPFIVAPSAAEAQRQAIAQYGEGVQLEQDQDVLDTWFSSGLWPFSTLGWPDQTDDIRTYYPTTVLVTGFDIIFFWVARMTMMGLHFTGKMPFQDVYIHGLVRDENNKKMSKSANNGIDPLLLINHYGTDALRYALVKEVVGAGQDIRIEYNRKTDESITVEAARNFANKLWNASRFVIMNLGGQTPAQLGLIRDIPATMNLELGDRWILSRYHQLIQTCRQEIDTYGLGEAAKALYEFIWGDFCDWYIELVKPRLQGEDSPEKTTVQGVLAMVLEGTLGLLHPFMPHITEEIWHTLTQADLTDYLAVQAYPEAESQWIDPDLEANFSLVIESIRTIRNLRTEAGIKPGQRINVIIETRGDREQVIFQAGQAYICHLGRVEILTVRSQPEQGEPGKSGKTDQVFTGVVGTSEVLIPLTGIVDIPALKAKLEKDLEKVKSEMKSLQGRLNNPNFIEKAKPEVVAGAKAALTEVQQQCEILETRLGLL, translated from the coding sequence ATGGCTGCTGAAGTGATCAATTTACCAAGTCAGTACGATCCCGCTGGAAGTGAAGCCCAATGGCAACGGCGGTGGGAAGAAAATCAGGTATTTCGGGCCCAAGTGAATCATGGGGGAGAATCCTACTGTATTGTGATTCCGCCTCCCAATGTCACCGGCAGTTTGCACATGGGCCATGCCTTTGAACACGCCCTAATTGATGTCTTGGTGCGCTATCAGCGGATGCGGGGCCGGAATGTGCTGTGGTTGCCGGGGACAGATCACGCCAGTATTGCGGTGAGTACGCTCTTGGATCGGGATCTGGCCAAGGAGGGAACGACCCGCCAGGCGTTAGGGCGATCGGCCTACTTGGAGCGGGCGTGGGCATGGAAGGAATCCTCCGGCGGCACGATTGTCGGCCAACTGCGGCGACTGGGCCTATCGGTGGACTGGACGCGGGAACGCTTCACCATGGATGGGGGTCTTTCCGCTGCGGTTTTAAGGGCTTTTAATCAGCTATACCAAGAAGGATTGATCTATCGCGGTCAGTACATGGTGAATTGGTGTCCGGCGAGTCAATCGGCGGTGTCGGATCTGGAGGTGGAAAACCGTGAGGTTCAGGGACATTTGTGGCATTTTCGCTATCCCTTGACTGATGGTTCGGGTTTCTTGGAAGTGGCGACGACGCGACCGGAAACGATGCTAGGGGATACGGCGGTGGCGGTAAACCCCGAGGACGATCGCTATCAAGCTCTGGTGGGAAAAACCCTGCGTTTGCCGATCATGAACCGTGAGATTCCCATTATTGCGGATACCTATGTGGATCCCAGTTTTGGTACGGGCTGTGTGAAGGTGACACCGGGCCATGACCCCAATGATTTTGCCATGGGCCAACGCCACAATTTACCCATGATTAACTTACTCAATAAGGATGGTAGCCTCAATGAAAATGGGGGAGACTTTGCGGGCTTAGATCGCTTTGTGGCTCGGAAACGGGTGGTGGAGCGACTCGATCAGGAGGGTTTTTTAGTCCGGGTTGAGGATTATAAGCATACGGTTCCCTATAGCGATCGCGGCAAAGTACCGGTGGAACCGCTCCTCTCAACCCAATGGTTTGTAAAAATTCGTCCCCTCGCCGATCGCACCTTGGCGGCCCTCGATAATGATCAATCCCCCCGCTTTATTCCCGATCGCTGGGCCAAGGTCTATCGGGATTGGTTAGTGAACCTTAAGGACTGGTGTATTTCCCGGCAGTTGTGGTGGGGCCATCAAATTCCCGCCTGGTATGTGGTGAGTGAAACCCAGGGGGAAGTGACCGATGATACTCCCTTTATTGTTGCCCCCTCGGCGGCAGAAGCCCAACGCCAGGCGATCGCCCAGTATGGGGAGGGGGTACAGCTAGAGCAGGATCAAGATGTATTGGATACCTGGTTTTCCTCGGGGTTATGGCCCTTTTCCACCCTGGGTTGGCCAGACCAGACCGATGATATTCGCACCTACTATCCCACCACGGTTCTAGTCACCGGCTTTGACATTATCTTTTTCTGGGTGGCGCGGATGACGATGATGGGGCTGCACTTTACCGGAAAAATGCCCTTCCAGGATGTGTATATCCATGGATTGGTACGGGATGAAAATAACAAAAAAATGTCGAAATCCGCCAACAATGGTATTGATCCGCTGCTGTTAATTAATCACTATGGCACCGATGCCCTCCGCTATGCCCTAGTCAAGGAAGTGGTGGGGGCGGGTCAGGATATTCGCATTGAATATAATCGCAAGACCGATGAATCGATTACCGTGGAAGCGGCTCGAAATTTTGCCAATAAGCTCTGGAATGCATCCCGTTTTGTGATTATGAATCTGGGGGGACAGACTCCAGCCCAGTTAGGTTTAATCAGGGACATTCCCGCCACTATGAACTTAGAATTGGGCGATCGCTGGATCCTATCTCGCTATCACCAACTCATTCAAACCTGTCGCCAGGAAATTGACACCTATGGTCTAGGGGAAGCGGCCAAGGCATTGTATGAATTTATTTGGGGTGATTTCTGTGATTGGTATATTGAACTGGTGAAGCCGCGCCTCCAGGGCGAAGATAGCCCTGAAAAAACCACCGTCCAAGGGGTTCTTGCCATGGTTTTAGAGGGAACATTAGGGCTGTTACATCCCTTTATGCCCCACATTACCGAGGAAATTTGGCATACCCTCACCCAGGCAGATTTAACAGATTATTTGGCGGTACAGGCCTACCCAGAGGCAGAATCCCAATGGATTGATCCTGACCTTGAGGCCAACTTTAGCTTAGTGATTGAGAGTATTCGCACTATTCGGAATTTACGCACAGAGGCAGGGATTAAGCCTGGCCAAAGGATCAATGTGATCATCGAAACCCGGGGCGATCGGGAGCAGGTTATTTTTCAAGCCGGCCAAGCCTATATCTGTCATTTGGGGCGGGTAGAGATCCTCACGGTGCGATCGCAGCCAGAGCAAGGAGAGCCAGGAAAATCAGGCAAAACAGACCAAGTTTTTACCGGGGTTGTGGGAACCAGTGAGGTGTTAATTCCGCTGACGGGGATTGTGGATATTCCTGCCCTTAAGGCCAAGCTGGAAAAAGACCTAGAGAAAGTGAAAAGTGAGATGAAATCCCTTCAGGGCCGCTTGAATAACCCTAACTTTATCGAAAAAGCTAAGCCGGAGGTGGTGGCCGGGGCAAAGGCGGCCCTAACAGAGGTGCAACAGCAATGTGAGATTTTAGAAACTCGCCTAGGGTTGCTTTAG
- a CDS encoding type II toxin-antitoxin system PemK/MazF family toxin yields MSLRKGDVVLVPFPFTDLSQTKLRPAVVLCVDSQRQDITLCFISSQNLKEATLDEVILTPDELEFSQTGLKVASKIRVTRIVTLEYHLLQRRLGGLGQQQLQRLNEALRFAFQLN; encoded by the coding sequence ATGTCCTTAAGGAAAGGCGATGTTGTCCTAGTACCATTTCCCTTTACCGATCTTAGCCAGACTAAACTGAGGCCAGCAGTCGTTCTTTGTGTCGATTCTCAAAGGCAAGATATCACTCTTTGCTTTATCTCTTCACAAAATCTGAAAGAGGCGACTCTGGATGAAGTTATCCTGACCCCAGATGAATTGGAATTCAGCCAAACGGGTCTTAAAGTCGCCTCAAAGATTAGAGTCACTAGAATAGTTACCCTAGAGTACCACTTGTTGCAGCGACGGTTAGGTGGGTTAGGTCAGCAGCAACTTCAGCGACTAAATGAAGCATTGAGGTTTGCCTTTCAACTGAATTAA
- a CDS encoding AAA-like domain-containing protein: MIGKVLGSRYQVIRVLGAGNFGQTFLAEDIHRPGRAKCVVKYLRPARTDASFLPLARSLFQREAQTLERLGSHDQIPRLLAYFDEDAEFYLVQDFIEGHVLRTELPPGCSWSEADVIDLLRDGLKILQFVHKCGVIHRDIKPDNLIRRQNDHKLVLIDFGAVKQMRVSIAGGTLTGDTAVNTIAIGTPGYMPPEQAQGRPRPCSDLYALGMIGIQALSGENPLQLPQDAYGCWNWRTQGKVSDRLVQILNRLVHPSVFERYATAEEALGALDQVETSPPLWQRLGKFLRTPVQDLWGNTDITLSPATVSPEPEKTIPDIRAMADIPETAEELPTSQSRGSTLGRYVFISHSSEGSDRQIAEAFFDALTEAGHHPFMASESIRMGEGWAQRIDRELKQCDFFLLLLSQDAAQSEMVLEEVRTVRALQSQRPDHRPFILPVRVNFPLDLPLNYELRGYLHRLQQRFWRSPADTAALVNEVLDMVNATHSPALASTDNPNFPTTGGVSGQASGTMSVDAPPVPVAEPELPEGQVEVASAFYIERPPIENRCRETLLQPGSLIRIKAPRQMGKTSLMARLLYRGHQEDYATVPLSFQLADAQVFTDLEKLLRWFCAGVGRRLGLENRLKDYWDDIFGSKYNCTAYFEEYLLPNCKSASGDRPLVLGLDEVDRVFEYPEIASDFFGLLRAWHEEAKNRDLWRNLRLIVVHGTEVYIPLDINQSPFNVGLAIDLPEFNAEQICELSRLHSLDLSQDQLRELQALIGGHPYLVRLTLYHLARQDMTWADLFRDAATETGLFRDHLRGQWWHLHQRQELVPAFAEVVKTPESISLDATLGFKLHSLGLVTLNGNLAQVRCDLYRRYFRERFEQSGTLP, from the coding sequence ATGATTGGAAAAGTTCTTGGCAGTCGTTATCAAGTCATCCGCGTCCTAGGGGCCGGTAATTTTGGGCAAACCTTTTTAGCGGAAGATATTCATCGTCCGGGACGGGCGAAATGCGTCGTGAAATATCTACGGCCCGCCCGCACCGATGCCAGTTTTTTACCCCTAGCGCGATCGCTATTTCAACGGGAAGCCCAAACCCTGGAACGCCTAGGCAGCCATGATCAAATTCCCCGTCTCCTTGCCTATTTTGATGAAGACGCTGAGTTTTATTTAGTCCAGGACTTTATTGAAGGCCATGTCCTCCGCACCGAGTTACCGCCGGGCTGTAGTTGGTCAGAGGCGGATGTGATTGACCTGTTACGGGATGGTCTGAAGATTCTGCAATTTGTCCATAAATGTGGGGTAATTCACCGAGATATTAAGCCGGATAATTTGATTCGTCGCCAGAATGATCACAAGCTCGTCCTAATTGATTTTGGTGCGGTCAAACAGATGCGGGTATCCATTGCGGGTGGTACTCTCACTGGCGATACGGCGGTGAATACCATTGCCATTGGTACACCGGGGTATATGCCTCCAGAACAGGCCCAAGGTCGGCCCCGGCCCTGTAGTGATCTCTATGCCTTAGGGATGATTGGGATTCAGGCCCTCAGTGGTGAAAATCCGCTGCAATTACCCCAGGATGCCTATGGATGCTGGAATTGGCGCACCCAAGGAAAGGTGAGCGATCGCCTGGTGCAGATATTAAATCGCTTAGTTCATCCGTCGGTCTTTGAACGCTATGCCACGGCAGAGGAAGCCCTTGGGGCCCTAGATCAAGTGGAAACCTCACCACCCCTGTGGCAACGCTTGGGCAAATTTTTACGCACCCCAGTTCAAGACCTCTGGGGCAATACGGACATTACCCTATCCCCAGCTACCGTTAGCCCGGAGCCAGAGAAAACGATTCCCGATATTCGGGCCATGGCCGACATTCCAGAAACCGCCGAAGAACTGCCGACCTCCCAATCCCGCGGATCTACCCTAGGACGCTATGTATTTATTAGCCATTCCAGTGAGGGGAGCGATCGCCAAATTGCTGAGGCCTTTTTTGATGCCTTGACCGAAGCGGGCCACCATCCCTTTATGGCCAGTGAAAGTATCCGCATGGGAGAAGGCTGGGCCCAACGCATCGATCGGGAACTCAAGCAATGTGATTTTTTTCTACTGTTACTCTCCCAGGATGCGGCCCAGAGTGAAATGGTTCTAGAGGAAGTTCGCACCGTTCGCGCCCTCCAATCCCAACGCCCGGATCACCGTCCCTTTATTTTGCCTGTGCGGGTGAATTTTCCCCTAGACTTACCCCTCAACTATGAACTGCGGGGCTATTTACATCGATTACAACAACGCTTCTGGCGATCGCCCGCCGACACCGCCGCTTTAGTAAACGAAGTCCTTGACATGGTGAATGCCACCCACAGCCCGGCCCTGGCGTCCACAGATAACCCCAATTTTCCCACCACTGGCGGAGTCTCTGGGCAAGCGTCGGGAACGATGAGTGTGGATGCCCCTCCGGTGCCGGTGGCAGAGCCAGAATTGCCGGAAGGCCAGGTGGAAGTGGCATCGGCCTTTTATATTGAACGGCCCCCCATTGAAAATCGTTGTCGGGAAACCTTGCTGCAACCGGGTTCCCTAATTCGGATTAAGGCTCCCCGGCAAATGGGTAAGACATCCCTGATGGCTCGGCTCCTCTATCGTGGCCACCAGGAGGACTATGCCACGGTACCCTTAAGTTTTCAGTTGGCGGATGCCCAGGTATTTACGGATCTAGAAAAATTACTGCGTTGGTTCTGTGCTGGAGTGGGACGGCGCCTGGGCCTGGAAAACCGCTTAAAGGATTATTGGGATGATATTTTTGGCAGTAAGTATAATTGCACCGCCTATTTTGAAGAATACCTATTGCCCAACTGTAAATCCGCCAGCGGCGATCGCCCCCTGGTTCTTGGCTTGGATGAAGTGGATCGGGTCTTTGAATATCCAGAGATTGCCAGTGATTTCTTTGGTTTGCTGCGGGCTTGGCACGAAGAGGCAAAAAATCGTGATCTATGGCGTAACCTGCGGCTGATTGTCGTCCATGGGACGGAGGTTTACATTCCCCTAGATATTAATCAATCCCCCTTTAATGTTGGCCTGGCCATTGATTTACCGGAATTTAATGCTGAACAGATTTGCGAACTCAGTCGCCTCCATAGCCTAGATCTAAGCCAGGATCAACTCAGGGAACTCCAGGCCCTAATTGGTGGCCATCCCTACTTAGTTCGTCTGACGTTGTATCACCTCGCCCGTCAAGATATGACCTGGGCTGATCTGTTCCGGGATGCAGCCACGGAAACCGGCTTATTTCGAGATCACCTGCGGGGGCAATGGTGGCACCTGCATCAACGCCAAGAACTGGTTCCCGCCTTTGCTGAAGTTGTCAAAACCCCTGAGAGTATCAGTCTAGATGCGACCCTAGGTTTCAAATTGCACAGTTTAGGTCTCGTCACTCTGAATGGTAATTTAGCCCAGGTGCGGTGTGATCTCTACCGCCGCTACTTCCGGGAACGATTTGAGCAAAGTGGCACTCTACCATGA
- the cobW gene encoding cobalamin biosynthesis protein CobW — protein sequence MHKIPVTVITGFLGAGKTTLVRHLLQNNQGRRIAVLVNEFGEVGIDGDLLRSCQVCDEDESADRLNTNNSNIVELTNGCLCCTVQEEFLPTMQELLKRRDRLDCILIETSGLALPKPLIQAFRWPEIRTGATVDGVVTVVDGEDLALGQFVGDLAALEDQRQEDGSLDHETPIEELFEDQLACADMVLLTKVDQLDGVSQKRIETWLRQEVSPGVKIIACDRGQVSPDLLLGFNAAVEDHLDARPSHHDSEEDHDHDDDIQSIDLVLDQGFNPKELVGHLQSLVQDHEIYRIKGFVNVPDKPMRLVVQGVGNRFETFYDRPWQPSELRQTRLVFIGRFPEGIPPLLGDRPLLV from the coding sequence ATGCATAAAATTCCGGTGACGGTGATTACTGGCTTTCTTGGGGCCGGTAAAACAACCCTAGTGCGTCATTTATTACAGAATAATCAAGGCCGGCGCATTGCGGTCTTAGTGAATGAGTTTGGCGAAGTGGGGATTGATGGCGATCTGTTGCGATCGTGCCAGGTGTGTGACGAGGATGAATCTGCCGATAGGCTGAATACTAATAATTCTAATATTGTCGAGCTAACCAACGGCTGTTTATGTTGCACGGTTCAGGAAGAGTTTTTGCCAACGATGCAGGAGCTACTCAAACGCCGCGATCGCCTTGACTGTATCCTCATTGAAACCTCTGGTCTGGCCTTACCCAAACCCCTAATCCAAGCCTTTCGCTGGCCCGAAATTCGCACTGGGGCCACCGTAGATGGCGTTGTTACCGTTGTAGATGGTGAGGACTTGGCCCTGGGGCAGTTTGTTGGGGATTTGGCTGCCCTCGAAGATCAACGCCAGGAAGATGGGAGCCTAGACCACGAAACCCCCATTGAGGAACTCTTTGAGGATCAGTTAGCCTGTGCTGACATGGTACTTTTGACCAAAGTGGATCAGCTGGATGGGGTTAGCCAGAAACGCATTGAAACCTGGCTCAGGCAGGAAGTTTCCCCTGGAGTTAAAATTATTGCCTGCGATCGCGGTCAGGTGAGTCCAGACCTACTCCTGGGATTTAATGCCGCCGTTGAAGATCACCTAGATGCCCGGCCCAGTCACCACGACAGCGAAGAAGACCATGATCACGATGATGATATTCAGTCCATAGATCTGGTCTTGGATCAGGGATTTAACCCCAAGGAACTCGTGGGCCATCTCCAATCCCTGGTACAGGATCATGAAATTTACCGGATCAAGGGCTTTGTCAATGTGCCCGATAAACCGATGCGTTTAGTGGTGCAGGGGGTTGGCAATCGGTTTGAGACCTTTTATGATCGCCCCTGGCAACCCTCGGAATTACGACAAACCCGGCTGGTTTTCATTGGTCGCTTTCCAGAGGGGATTCCCCCCCTATTGGGCGATCGCCCCTTATTGGTTTAG
- a CDS encoding tetratricopeptide repeat protein: MALYHDPSTTMTSPEELFHQGQQAFERGNYAAAIQCLNQAAALSQGNIKLAGEIKTWLVTAYEAAGNHDAAIALCRQLQTYPDSEIRKQNRRLLAILNAPQLQRRPEWLSQIPDLETVTDTKGVFLGDRPSQAAPRKPSAQSKTDLMPLTPENPENPASTFSFSIFIWGTLGILGVGLILVAVWPLG, encoded by the coding sequence GTGGCACTCTACCATGATCCATCCACGACCATGACCAGCCCAGAGGAACTGTTTCACCAGGGCCAGCAGGCCTTTGAGCGGGGAAACTATGCCGCCGCCATTCAATGCCTAAATCAGGCCGCCGCCCTCAGCCAAGGGAATATCAAACTGGCAGGGGAAATAAAAACCTGGTTAGTCACCGCCTATGAGGCCGCTGGCAACCATGACGCGGCGATCGCCCTGTGTCGGCAACTGCAAACCTATCCCGATTCAGAGATTCGCAAACAAAACCGCCGCCTACTGGCAATTTTGAATGCCCCCCAGCTTCAACGGCGGCCGGAATGGTTGAGTCAAATCCCAGACTTAGAAACCGTCACTGACACAAAGGGAGTGTTCCTTGGCGATCGCCCTAGTCAGGCAGCCCCCCGGAAGCCATCGGCCCAATCCAAGACCGACCTAATGCCCTTGACACCTGAGAATCCAGAAAACCCTGCGAGTACTTTTAGCTTTAGTATCTTTATTTGGGGAACTCTGGGGATTTTAGGGGTGGGGTTGATCCTGGTTGCGGTGTGGCCCCTAGGCTAA
- a CDS encoding sulfate/molybdate ABC transporter ATP-binding protein: MGICVENVSKRFGSFQAVKQVDLDIPSGSLVALLGPSGSGKSTLLRLIAGLENPDVGRILLTGEDATYQTVQERNIGFVFQHYALFKHMSVRQNIAFGLELRKTPRPKVKARVDELLDLVQLSGLGDRYPSQLSGGQRQRVALARSLAVEPKVLLLDEPFGALDAKVRKELRAWLRRLHDDVHVTTVFVTHDQEEAMEVADEIVVMNQGRVEQVGTPAEIYDHPASPFVMSFIGPVNVLSGSSRIFHGHNNSDSDHAPPQCDVFLRPHDVVIETTANGNTAPARVSRIIHLGWEIQAELTLDDGQVLTAHLSRERFDELGLEPQQHVFVKPKEAKSFPLYYSI; the protein is encoded by the coding sequence ATGGGTATTTGTGTTGAAAACGTCTCGAAGCGGTTTGGTAGTTTTCAGGCGGTGAAGCAGGTGGATTTAGACATACCTAGTGGTTCCCTCGTGGCACTGTTAGGGCCGTCGGGTTCGGGCAAATCAACACTGCTGCGACTCATTGCCGGTTTGGAAAATCCCGATGTTGGTCGGATTTTGCTCACGGGGGAAGACGCAACCTACCAAACCGTCCAGGAACGGAATATTGGTTTTGTGTTTCAGCACTATGCCCTGTTTAAGCACATGAGTGTCCGTCAAAATATTGCCTTTGGCCTGGAACTACGGAAAACGCCCCGCCCAAAGGTTAAGGCACGGGTGGATGAGCTTTTAGACTTGGTGCAATTATCGGGTCTGGGCGATCGCTACCCCTCCCAACTGTCTGGTGGTCAACGCCAACGGGTTGCCTTAGCCCGCTCCCTCGCCGTGGAACCCAAGGTCTTACTGCTGGATGAACCCTTTGGAGCCCTAGATGCCAAAGTCCGCAAAGAACTACGGGCTTGGTTACGCCGCCTCCACGATGACGTTCATGTGACCACTGTTTTTGTCACCCACGACCAAGAAGAAGCCATGGAAGTTGCCGATGAAATCGTGGTGATGAATCAAGGGAGAGTGGAGCAAGTGGGAACCCCTGCCGAAATCTATGATCATCCCGCCAGCCCTTTTGTGATGAGTTTCATTGGCCCGGTGAATGTCCTCTCTGGTTCCTCTCGCATTTTTCACGGCCATAATAATAGTGATAGTGATCATGCCCCGCCTCAGTGCGATGTATTTTTGCGCCCCCATGATGTGGTGATTGAAACCACGGCCAATGGTAATACCGCCCCAGCACGGGTGAGTCGAATTATTCATCTTGGCTGGGAAATTCAGGCAGAGCTTACCCTTGATGATGGTCAGGTTTTGACGGCCCACCTATCTAGGGAACGATTTGATGAGCTAGGCCTTGAACCCCAGCAACATGTGTTTGTGAAGCCCAAAGAAGCAAAATCTTTTCCCCTATATTATTCGATTTAG
- a CDS encoding rubredoxin: protein MAPETIETEPLDRFECRACGYIYEPSKGDSRAKIAPDTAFADLPANWRCPACGQPKSQFSNIGPLGSASGFKENYNYGFGVNTLTPGQKNLLIFGGLALGILFLLSFYGIQ from the coding sequence ATGGCACCAGAGACAATCGAAACCGAACCACTAGATCGCTTTGAATGTCGCGCCTGCGGCTATATCTACGAACCCAGTAAGGGGGATAGTCGGGCCAAAATTGCCCCGGATACTGCCTTTGCGGATTTGCCAGCTAATTGGCGTTGTCCTGCCTGCGGCCAGCCTAAATCCCAATTTAGTAATATTGGCCCTCTGGGTTCTGCCTCAGGATTCAAGGAAAACTATAATTACGGGTTTGGTGTGAATACCCTAACCCCTGGTCAGAAAAATTTACTGATCTTTGGGGGGTTGGCCCTAGGTATTCTTTTTCTGCTGAGTTTCTATGGCATCCAATAG